Proteins from a single region of Candidatus Delongbacteria bacterium:
- a CDS encoding SufS family cysteine desulfurase has translation MMNHDLIRREYSIFKELSHDKPLIYLDNAATAPKPDRVIERMERFMKKENATVHRGVYDLSYRATENVNRIRRRIKDFINAESKEQIIFTKGATEALNLIAYSLSKSFIKKGNNIIISAMEHHANILPWQVISRELDLEIRIIPLRENGDLDLEKYTELIDENTAVVSVTHISNVLGSVNLVKKIAGIARNYNAIMVVDAAQSISHIPIDVQELGADFLVFSGHKMYGPTGIGVLYGKKKLLDKMPPYQTGGSMIEFVTFKDATYAPIPEKFEAGTPPIAEIIGLGEAIQYINDIGFEYIVKRENELLEYTEKRLSETGFINIIGNPRKRASVISFTIDGVHPHDIGTIMDQEGVCIRVGHHCAQPLMSILKLPATARVSPSFINTFEDIDRFIDALYKVKEIML, from the coding sequence ATGATGAACCACGATTTGATAAGAAGAGAATATTCGATTTTTAAAGAGCTTTCTCATGATAAGCCCTTAATCTATCTGGATAATGCTGCTACAGCTCCTAAACCTGATAGGGTTATTGAGCGTATGGAAAGGTTTATGAAAAAAGAAAATGCCACAGTTCATAGAGGTGTTTATGATCTTTCCTATAGAGCTACTGAAAATGTGAATCGAATAAGAAGAAGAATTAAGGATTTTATTAATGCTGAATCTAAAGAGCAGATTATTTTCACAAAAGGTGCTACAGAAGCTCTAAATTTAATAGCCTATTCTCTTTCAAAATCGTTTATAAAAAAAGGAAACAATATCATTATATCAGCAATGGAGCATCATGCAAATATTTTACCTTGGCAGGTGATTTCGAGAGAGCTTGACTTAGAAATTAGAATCATTCCATTAAGAGAAAATGGTGATCTTGATCTTGAAAAATATACTGAACTTATTGACGAAAATACTGCTGTAGTTTCAGTTACACACATATCAAATGTTTTAGGTTCTGTAAACTTAGTTAAGAAGATTGCTGGTATTGCTAGAAATTACAATGCTATTATGGTTGTCGATGCTGCCCAGTCAATTAGTCATATACCTATTGATGTTCAAGAACTTGGAGCTGATTTTTTAGTTTTTTCCGGGCATAAAATGTACGGTCCTACAGGAATTGGTGTTTTATATGGCAAGAAAAAATTGTTAGACAAGATGCCTCCGTATCAGACGGGTGGTTCTATGATAGAATTTGTTACATTTAAAGATGCAACTTACGCTCCTATTCCAGAAAAATTTGAAGCAGGAACTCCGCCTATTGCAGAAATAATTGGTCTTGGAGAAGCGATTCAGTACATAAATGATATCGGGTTTGAGTACATAGTTAAAAGAGAGAATGAATTATTAGAATATACTGAAAAGCGATTAAGTGAGACTGGCTTTATAAATATTATTGGTAATCCACGTAAAAGAGCATCAGTAATCTCCTTTACTATCGATGGTGTTCATCCTCATGATATTGGCACAATTATGGATCAGGAAGGTGTTTGTATTAGAGTTGGCCATCATTGTGCACAACCTCTCATGTCTATTTTAAAATTACCTGCAACAGCCAGAGTTTCGCCATCTTTTATTAATACTTTTGAAGATATTGATAGGTTTATTGATGCCCTATATAAAGTTAAGGAAATAATGTTATGA
- a CDS encoding SUF system NifU family Fe-S cluster assembly protein → MSSDLNRLYQDMILDHNKNPRNFGKLEKFTHYARGKNPLCGDDYEIFVNVEDEIIKEVSFEGIGCAISKSSASLLTAAVKGKNISDAVLMKDYFIDLLTSDAPDCDSDKCRTYLGKLKIFEGVKQYPVRVKCATLIWRAFESALSGNLEDTTN, encoded by the coding sequence ATGAGTTCAGATTTAAATAGATTGTATCAGGATATGATTTTAGATCATAATAAAAATCCGAGAAATTTTGGAAAGCTTGAAAAATTTACTCATTATGCCAGAGGGAAAAATCCTCTTTGCGGTGATGATTATGAAATTTTTGTTAATGTTGAAGATGAGATTATCAAAGAAGTGAGTTTTGAAGGGATAGGTTGTGCTATTTCAAAATCCAGTGCTTCACTTTTAACTGCTGCTGTTAAGGGTAAAAATATTAGTGATGCTGTTCTGATGAAGGATTACTTTATCGATCTGTTAACTTCCGATGCCCCAGATTGCGATTCTGATAAGTGCAGAACCTATTTAGGCAAATTGAAAATTTTTGAAGGGGTAAAGCAATATCCAGTCAGGGTAAAATGTGCTACTTTAATTTGGCGTGCTTTTGAAAGTGCATTGTCTGGTAACTTGGAGGATACAACAAATTAA
- a CDS encoding SufD family Fe-S cluster assembly protein, with the protein MALLVDKYLNVEHFNTTETATKLREIYKGNFPVKKMENWRYSEPAIIANFNIEEKKYINNSDFMSFISKDFYKAGIELNNIDNLNLENTHKSLNTGNDNIFHEYNLVSSVNNYSLTLPKNSSNSRVLLDMKENDSVVEITVPDHSENSISFVVPSEREFLNISILLKVGKEAKLSFTFDGMQKENCANFMNLVADLERESKLDLYLLNTGSKYSRNDVTIRFFGEGSEYNLNGLTFTENENQAHNFVRVEHREKNCVGTQLFKNILNDKAKISFDGLVHVFPGASKTDSSQMNANLMLSNDCRAYARPQLKIYNDDVSCTHGSNNGQLSQNELFYLKSRGMNDLLARSVLIRGFAGEILENVTDDIIRKKYSNYIEEKVNSWQVK; encoded by the coding sequence ATGGCTTTACTTGTTGATAAGTACTTGAATGTGGAACATTTTAATACAACCGAAACCGCTACAAAGTTGAGAGAAATTTATAAAGGAAATTTCCCTGTAAAAAAAATGGAAAACTGGCGATATTCTGAACCCGCTATTATAGCAAATTTCAATATTGAAGAAAAAAAATATATAAATAATTCAGACTTTATGAGCTTTATCTCAAAAGATTTCTATAAAGCTGGGATCGAATTGAATAATATTGATAATCTAAATCTTGAGAATACTCATAAATCTTTAAACACTGGGAATGACAATATATTTCACGAGTATAATTTGGTATCAAGTGTTAATAATTATTCATTGACTCTACCAAAGAATTCTTCAAATAGTAGAGTTTTACTTGATATGAAAGAAAATGATTCAGTTGTTGAAATCACTGTTCCTGATCATTCAGAAAATAGTATCTCCTTTGTTGTTCCTTCAGAAAGAGAATTTTTGAATATTTCAATTTTGTTAAAGGTTGGTAAAGAGGCAAAACTTAGTTTTACTTTCGATGGAATGCAAAAAGAGAATTGTGCAAATTTTATGAATTTAGTTGCTGATCTTGAAAGAGAATCGAAATTAGATCTATATCTTTTGAATACAGGTTCAAAATATTCACGAAATGATGTTACAATAAGATTTTTTGGAGAAGGGTCTGAATATAATCTAAATGGTTTAACATTTACAGAAAATGAAAATCAAGCTCATAATTTTGTTCGAGTAGAACATAGAGAGAAAAATTGTGTAGGGACGCAATTGTTTAAAAACATTTTGAATGATAAGGCTAAAATTAGTTTTGATGGACTTGTTCATGTTTTTCCAGGAGCGTCTAAAACTGATTCTTCACAAATGAATGCCAACCTCATGCTTTCAAATGACTGTAGAGCTTATGCCAGACCTCAGCTTAAAATCTACAATGATGATGTAAGTTGTACTCATGGTTCCAATAATGGTCAGTTATCGCAAAATGAACTTTTTTATCTTAAAAGTAGAGGAATGAATGATCTTTTAGCGAGATCTGTTTTGATTAGAGGTTTTGCTGGCGAAATTTTAGAAAATGTGACGGATGATATAATTAGAAAAAAATATTCTAATTACATTGAGGAAAAAGTAAATAGCTGGCAGGTGAAATGA
- the sufC gene encoding Fe-S cluster assembly ATPase SufC, translated as MENKMIEIVDLYAKIGDKEILKGVNLKINSGEVHAIMGPNGSGKSTLSKVITGDPSVEIISGDVLYNGRSIIEMDPDERANEGIFLSFQYPVEIPGVNNGSFLRMAYNAKMKYLGKEAMDPYDFEEYLKEKLKLVEMSEDYLDRAVNHGFSGGEKKRNEMLQMAVLEPKFAILDEVDSGLDIDALKIVSQAVNKLRKDDNSFLLITHYQRLLNFITPDYIHILSNGKIVKSGDKSLALLLEEQGYDNVMAN; from the coding sequence ATGGAGAATAAAATGATAGAGATAGTTGACTTATACGCAAAAATTGGAGATAAAGAGATCTTAAAAGGTGTAAATTTAAAGATAAATTCTGGTGAAGTTCACGCTATTATGGGGCCAAATGGTTCAGGAAAATCTACTTTGTCAAAAGTAATTACCGGTGATCCATCAGTGGAGATTATTAGCGGTGATGTATTGTATAATGGTCGTTCAATAATAGAAATGGATCCAGATGAGAGAGCAAATGAAGGAATCTTTTTATCCTTTCAATATCCAGTTGAAATCCCTGGTGTAAATAATGGTAGCTTTCTGAGAATGGCCTACAATGCAAAAATGAAATACTTGGGAAAAGAGGCTATGGACCCCTATGATTTTGAGGAGTATTTGAAAGAGAAGTTAAAATTAGTTGAAATGAGCGAAGATTATCTTGATAGAGCTGTTAATCACGGTTTCTCTGGTGGTGAAAAGAAGCGTAACGAAATGTTGCAAATGGCAGTACTTGAACCAAAATTTGCAATCCTCGACGAAGTTGATTCAGGTCTTGATATTGATGCTTTAAAAATTGTTTCACAAGCTGTGAATAAGTTGAGAAAAGATGATAATTCTTTCCTATTAATCACTCACTATCAAAGGCTATTAAACTTCATCACACCAGACTATATACACATATTAAGTAATGGTAAAATCGTTAAATCCGGAGATAAGTCTCTTGCACTTTTACTTGAGGAGCAAGGGTATGATAATGTGATGGCTAATTAG